From Chloroflexota bacterium, one genomic window encodes:
- a CDS encoding lactate racemase domain-containing protein, with product MAVNDHASPPRMHLVRQQFDASEVPDFDRRLAAEARAVLTAQGVGLGSRIAVAVGSRGVSPVARVVRIVSEAVRSLEAEPFIVPAMGSHGGGTADGQAEVLAGYGISEAALGVPVQATMDTVDLGATANGVRVHLDAAAAAADGIVVIGRIKPHTSFRGTVESGLCKMLAIGLGNRRGAETIHAHDLATTIPAAARVALAKAPVCMGVGLVENAFDRPHRLAVVGPDAFESTDGELLEVARGVLPRLPLDRLDLLVVDRMGKNVSGTGMDPNVIGMWRRFPELAHEPDYRWLAVLGLTEQSHGNAVGIGMADLTSRKLTDAIDPVPTHANVLTSMAVGMAKVPLTLPNDRECVAMGLALARRSSVEPLRVARIASTMELEVFWLSEAALPDLPGSCDVVAGCASFDFGKDGSIVESGAYAH from the coding sequence GTGGCCGTTAACGATCACGCGTCGCCGCCGCGCATGCACCTGGTGCGGCAGCAATTCGATGCCTCAGAGGTGCCGGATTTCGACCGGCGGCTGGCGGCCGAGGCTCGGGCCGTGCTCACGGCGCAGGGCGTCGGATTGGGTTCCCGCATCGCCGTTGCCGTCGGTTCGCGCGGCGTGTCGCCGGTGGCGCGGGTGGTGCGGATCGTGAGCGAGGCGGTTCGCTCGCTGGAGGCCGAGCCATTCATCGTGCCCGCCATGGGGAGCCACGGCGGGGGCACGGCGGACGGGCAGGCGGAGGTGCTGGCCGGATACGGCATCAGCGAGGCCGCGCTGGGCGTGCCGGTGCAGGCGACCATGGATACGGTCGATCTCGGCGCGACCGCGAACGGGGTGCGAGTGCACCTGGACGCGGCGGCGGCTGCCGCGGACGGCATCGTGGTCATCGGGCGGATCAAGCCGCATACGTCATTTCGGGGAACCGTCGAGAGCGGCCTGTGCAAGATGCTCGCCATCGGGTTGGGCAACCGCCGCGGCGCCGAGACGATCCACGCGCACGACCTCGCCACCACGATTCCGGCAGCGGCGCGGGTCGCGCTGGCGAAGGCGCCGGTGTGCATGGGGGTGGGGCTGGTCGAGAATGCCTTCGACCGTCCCCATCGGCTCGCGGTCGTCGGGCCGGACGCCTTCGAGTCCACCGACGGTGAGCTGCTGGAAGTCGCCCGCGGCGTGCTCCCGCGGCTCCCGCTCGACCGGCTCGATCTGCTGGTGGTCGATCGGATGGGCAAGAACGTCTCCGGCACCGGCATGGACCCGAACGTGATTGGCATGTGGCGGCGCTTTCCGGAGCTGGCGCACGAGCCGGACTATCGCTGGCTGGCCGTGCTGGGCCTGACCGAGCAATCGCACGGGAACGCGGTTGGGATCGGCATGGCGGACCTGACGAGCCGCAAGCTCACAGATGCCATCGACCCGGTGCCGACGCATGCCAACGTGCTCACGAGCATGGCCGTGGGCATGGCGAAGGTGCCGCTGACGCTGCCCAACGACCGCGAGTGCGTGGCGATGGGGCTGGCATTGGCGAGGCGCTCGTCAGTGGAGCCGCTGCGCGTGGCGCGTATTGCCTCCACGATGGAGCTGGAGGTCTTTTGGCTCAGCGAGGCGGCGTTGCCCGACTTGCCCGGGAGCTGCGATGTGGTCGCCGGTTGCGCGTCGTTCGACTTCGGCAAGGACGGATCGATCGTCGAATCCGGCGCTTACGCCCATTGA
- a CDS encoding MFS transporter: MNRQRILLAGGWFYASLGVAFNALGPALEAIREEFGLEYVGAGMALAAVGFGYTIGSLLGGPISDRVGTRPSIIVASAVAALGMLLAGVSPAYPSFLGGLAIASVGWGATEVAVTALIARAGAALSVRDLNLAQLGFAAGAIVAPAIVGGSFILDWGWRPPVVLSALLAASVAAAFTRIPSAPSVQRPTSLRGVIRAAAAPVLLLIGLASALVVVLETGLAGFFAPFLEYAFALDRAAAAASVTLFWVGGFVGRLLGAWLSGRLDLMTWLIGAAAATALAALLAALAAEAWMAVAGAALAGVASGALIPSLLALAARHRPADAGAMLGAVIAILGLGGIGASLGIGRAADAFTLRGAMLIAPAAMAATVVALIAIRALMRREVDGGGN; encoded by the coding sequence GTGAACCGCCAGCGAATCCTGCTCGCCGGCGGCTGGTTCTACGCGTCGTTGGGCGTGGCGTTCAACGCCCTCGGTCCGGCGCTGGAAGCCATCCGCGAAGAATTTGGGCTCGAATACGTCGGCGCGGGCATGGCGCTGGCGGCAGTCGGTTTTGGCTACACGATTGGATCGCTGCTGGGCGGGCCGATCTCGGATCGGGTCGGAACCCGTCCGAGCATCATCGTCGCCTCGGCCGTGGCGGCCCTTGGAATGCTGCTCGCCGGGGTTAGCCCCGCGTATCCCTCATTCCTGGGAGGGCTGGCGATTGCGTCGGTTGGATGGGGCGCGACGGAGGTTGCCGTCACGGCCCTGATCGCCCGCGCCGGCGCCGCGTTGTCGGTGCGGGACCTCAACCTGGCGCAGCTCGGGTTCGCGGCCGGGGCGATTGTCGCGCCGGCCATCGTGGGTGGCTCGTTCATCCTCGATTGGGGCTGGCGACCGCCGGTGGTGCTGAGCGCGCTGCTGGCCGCGAGCGTCGCGGCGGCGTTTACCCGCATTCCGAGCGCGCCCAGCGTTCAGCGACCGACCTCCCTGCGGGGGGTGATTCGGGCGGCCGCGGCGCCGGTGTTGCTGCTGATCGGCCTCGCGTCGGCGCTGGTGGTGGTGCTGGAGACGGGACTGGCGGGGTTCTTTGCGCCGTTCCTCGAATACGCCTTCGCCCTCGATCGAGCCGCGGCGGCAGCGTCGGTGACGCTGTTCTGGGTGGGCGGATTCGTCGGCCGGTTGCTGGGGGCCTGGCTCAGCGGACGGCTGGACCTGATGACGTGGCTGATCGGCGCCGCGGCAGCCACGGCGCTGGCGGCGCTGCTGGCGGCGCTGGCCGCGGAGGCGTGGATGGCGGTTGCCGGTGCGGCGCTGGCCGGCGTGGCGAGTGGGGCGCTGATTCCCTCGCTGCTGGCATTGGCGGCCCGGCATCGACCAGCCGACGCGGGGGCCATGCTGGGCGCGGTGATCGCGATTCTGGGCCTGGGCGGCATCGGGGCGTCGCTGGGCATCGGACGCGCCGCCGATGCGTTCACGCTGCGCGGCGCCATGTTGATCGCTCCCGCGGCGATGGCGGCGACGGTGGTGGCGTTGATTGCGATTCGGGCGCTTATGCGGCGGGAGGTGGATGGCGGCGGCAATTAG
- a CDS encoding peptide ABC transporter substrate-binding protein: MRSRPVSPSPRLPRRRVLAGLGAVAGASVLAACGEPGDARPSAGEGKIELWMREPLTLDPALASTPNEFTILDALFEPLVDVSADGLPTPAAAASWDVSNAGHTVTFKIRPEARWMTGEPLTADAFAWAWRRNLDPQIGGAFNYLLFPVRGARDYAYGLYNDPAVVAVGAPDDSTLSVGLAEPSPGFSARVAAPIFYPLPEGEIRSYGSTWTQPRRLRGNGQYQLVQWDQGLGLTLFRNEHYWGDPGTFGEVVVRFPEEDGSPLLAFRGGAVDVAPVSGAAYRSARGDDQLRDRLRLFERGGSWFLVFNTAKPPWNRAEVRRALGMVLNREEMAAAVFEEPTLPGWTIVPPSTLPREIAQPGPDVDAARGLLSQAGFPDGQGLPPLRFTYHTTDTWKRLTAYLAATWRETLGIEVQPDERSWRDFLSFTDDPGDFDCYRAGWTSEFADPANWYDTLWLSEVDYLGARWRNTEFDRHVQEAGAATDSETRRNAYLAADAVLQAEQPAIGIGHHADAYLLHPRITGFGIDPVTGAIDLRAVIAGN, from the coding sequence TTGAGATCGCGCCCCGTTAGCCCTAGCCCCAGGCTGCCGCGCCGGCGCGTCCTGGCCGGCCTCGGCGCCGTGGCGGGCGCCTCGGTCCTGGCGGCGTGCGGCGAACCCGGCGACGCGAGACCGTCCGCCGGCGAGGGCAAGATCGAGCTTTGGATGCGCGAGCCGCTCACGCTCGATCCCGCGCTGGCGTCCACGCCCAACGAGTTCACCATCCTCGATGCGCTGTTCGAGCCGCTGGTCGACGTCAGCGCCGACGGACTGCCGACGCCGGCGGCGGCCGCGAGCTGGGACGTGAGCAACGCCGGACACACCGTCACGTTCAAGATCCGCCCGGAGGCCCGCTGGATGACCGGCGAACCGCTGACCGCGGACGCCTTTGCGTGGGCCTGGCGCCGGAATCTCGATCCCCAGATCGGCGGCGCGTTCAACTATCTCCTGTTCCCCGTGCGCGGCGCCCGTGACTATGCCTATGGGCTCTACAACGATCCCGCAGTGGTCGCCGTGGGCGCGCCCGACGACTCGACCCTGAGCGTGGGACTCGCCGAGCCGTCCCCAGGGTTTTCCGCCCGGGTCGCGGCGCCCATTTTCTATCCCCTGCCCGAAGGCGAAATCCGGTCCTATGGCTCCACGTGGACGCAGCCGCGACGACTGCGGGGCAACGGCCAGTATCAGCTGGTGCAGTGGGACCAAGGCCTCGGTCTCACGCTGTTTCGCAACGAGCACTACTGGGGCGATCCGGGGACCTTTGGCGAAGTGGTGGTGCGGTTCCCGGAGGAAGACGGCTCGCCGTTGCTGGCGTTTCGCGGCGGCGCCGTGGACGTGGCGCCGGTGAGCGGCGCCGCCTACCGCTCCGCGCGCGGCGACGACCAGTTGCGGGACCGCCTGCGCCTCTTCGAGCGTGGCGGCAGCTGGTTCCTCGTGTTCAATACCGCCAAGCCCCCTTGGAATCGAGCGGAAGTTCGCCGGGCCCTCGGCATGGTGTTGAACCGCGAGGAAATGGCGGCGGCCGTATTCGAGGAGCCGACGCTTCCGGGCTGGACGATCGTGCCGCCGAGCACGCTCCCACGAGAGATCGCCCAACCGGGCCCCGACGTGGACGCCGCGCGGGGCCTGCTGTCGCAGGCCGGATTCCCCGACGGCCAGGGCCTGCCGCCGCTCCGCTTCACCTATCACACCACCGACACGTGGAAGCGCCTGACCGCCTACCTTGCCGCGACGTGGCGCGAGACGCTGGGCATCGAGGTCCAGCCGGACGAGCGGTCGTGGCGCGACTTCCTGTCGTTCACCGACGACCCGGGCGACTTCGATTGCTACCGGGCCGGGTGGACGTCGGAGTTCGCCGACCCGGCGAACTGGTACGACACGCTTTGGCTTTCCGAGGTCGATTATCTGGGCGCCCGCTGGCGAAACACGGAGTTTGATCGCCACGTGCAGGAGGCCGGAGCGGCCACGGACTCCGAGACGCGGCGCAACGCCTACCTCGCCGCCGACGCGGTGCTTCAAGCCGAGCAGCCGGCCATCGGCATCGGGCACCACGCCGACGCCTATCTGCTGCACCCACGCATCACGGGATTCGGCATCGACCCCGTGACGGGCGCCATTGACCTTCGGGCCGTCATCGCCGGCAACTAA
- a CDS encoding peptide ABC transporter substrate-binding protein produces MGGTLRLDTTTPETIDPAIVRDAGSAGFAIEIFAGLTRINAELRPEPALARNWEVADGGHRYLFELRDGLQFHNGKPLTADDVRWSWERALHPTTQSPTASVMLGNIEGADALRSGDADALSGVRVLSDKRLEVRLVQHAAYFPALVAQPASLVVDRENIAEGPNWSMRPNGSGPFRLTSFQPRSEVVLESAPTYHPRQSGPAVVRFTEHDPGESLLRFEQDQLDIVYVGGSNVDRFSDPREPRAAQLQRTPTLALAYLAFNTSRPPFDDHHARRAFAHAVDRPRINRVTLRGHHAEARGVLPPGMPGYRADYAGLPFDLDAARRELELSRHGPIAEWPELVVATSGAGLTAGPTTRAVVEPWRDQLGVGISVEQFDFLEFLDVVENITTAERARHAFLLSWIADFPDPFGFLDMLFGSKRPDNYGGFNDGFVDLLLELASSEPRHERRLALYRLAESRIVERGAVVPLYHSVSHELVQPWVTQYPGKPVVREWLTDVEIAPR; encoded by the coding sequence GTGGGCGGGACGCTTCGGCTCGACACCACCACGCCGGAAACCATCGACCCGGCCATCGTGCGCGATGCGGGTTCCGCCGGATTCGCCATCGAAATCTTCGCCGGGCTCACGCGCATCAACGCCGAGCTACGCCCCGAGCCGGCCCTCGCGCGCAACTGGGAGGTCGCGGACGGCGGGCACCGCTATCTGTTCGAGCTCCGCGACGGACTCCAGTTTCACAATGGGAAGCCGCTCACGGCCGACGACGTGCGCTGGTCGTGGGAACGCGCGCTACACCCCACCACCCAATCACCCACGGCCAGCGTCATGCTGGGCAACATCGAAGGCGCCGATGCGCTGCGCAGTGGTGACGCCGACGCCTTAAGCGGCGTCCGCGTGCTCAGTGACAAGCGCCTCGAAGTGCGCCTCGTGCAGCACGCGGCCTACTTTCCGGCGCTGGTCGCCCAACCCGCCAGCCTCGTCGTCGACCGGGAGAACATCGCGGAGGGACCGAATTGGTCCATGCGTCCTAACGGCTCCGGACCCTTTCGGCTCACGTCCTTCCAACCGCGGTCCGAGGTCGTGCTGGAGTCGGCGCCCACCTACCACCCGCGGCAATCGGGCCCAGCGGTCGTCCGCTTCACCGAGCACGATCCGGGCGAATCGCTGCTCCGCTTCGAGCAAGACCAATTGGACATCGTCTACGTCGGCGGTTCCAACGTGGATCGTTTCTCGGACCCGCGCGAGCCGAGGGCGGCGCAGCTTCAGCGCACGCCGACACTCGCACTGGCCTACCTGGCCTTCAATACGTCGCGGCCGCCGTTCGACGACCACCATGCCCGTCGCGCCTTCGCGCATGCCGTCGACCGCCCCCGTATCAATCGCGTGACCCTGCGCGGCCACCACGCGGAGGCTCGCGGCGTCCTGCCGCCCGGGATGCCCGGATATCGCGCGGACTATGCGGGCCTGCCGTTCGACCTCGACGCCGCGCGGCGCGAGCTCGAGCTATCGCGCCACGGACCCATCGCGGAGTGGCCTGAGCTGGTCGTGGCAACGTCGGGAGCCGGACTGACCGCCGGCCCGACTACCCGAGCCGTCGTGGAGCCATGGCGGGACCAGTTGGGCGTCGGCATTTCGGTCGAGCAGTTCGATTTCCTGGAGTTTCTGGACGTCGTGGAAAACATCACGACCGCCGAACGCGCGCGGCACGCCTTCCTGCTGTCCTGGATTGCGGACTTTCCCGACCCCTTCGGCTTCCTGGACATGCTGTTTGGATCGAAACGCCCCGACAACTACGGCGGATTCAACGACGGTTTCGTGGACCTGCTGCTCGAGTTGGCCAGCAGCGAGCCCCGGCACGAGCGACGCCTGGCGCTCTACCGACTGGCGGAGTCGCGCATCGTTGAACGCGGCGCCGTGGTCCCCCTCTATCACAGCGTGTCGCACGAGCTCGTGCAACCATGGGTGACGCAGTACCCCGGTAAACCCGTGGTGCGTGAATGGCTCACCGACGTTGAGATCGCGCCCCGTTAG
- a CDS encoding NUDIX domain-containing protein, with protein sequence MTAEPQQPSAVNNEDEPYLESSGGVVYRVRRGRIQVALVQTQRGAWVLPKGAVERGEAPDDAAVREVLEETGIVSDVQENLGEIRYEVRPDLWTGFVPKIVHQYLLLARGGNIRPDPAEHVEARWVSVSDAIRMLHHANERTVMVRAEESLRRMVPEGATP encoded by the coding sequence ATGACCGCCGAACCGCAGCAACCGTCCGCCGTGAACAACGAAGACGAGCCGTATCTGGAATCCTCCGGCGGCGTCGTCTACCGCGTGCGCCGGGGCCGCATCCAGGTGGCGCTCGTGCAGACGCAGCGCGGCGCCTGGGTCCTGCCCAAGGGCGCCGTCGAGCGCGGCGAGGCGCCCGACGATGCCGCCGTGCGTGAAGTCCTCGAGGAGACCGGCATCGTCAGCGACGTGCAGGAAAACCTGGGCGAGATCCGCTATGAAGTTCGGCCCGACCTTTGGACGGGCTTCGTGCCAAAGATCGTGCACCAGTACCTGCTGCTGGCGCGCGGCGGCAACATTCGGCCCGACCCCGCCGAACACGTGGAAGCGCGCTGGGTCAGCGTGTCGGATGCCATCCGCATGCTGCATCACGCCAACGAGCGCACGGTGATGGTGCGCGCCGAGGAGAGTCTGCGGCGGATGGTGCCCGAGGGCGCCACACCCTAG
- the dcd gene encoding dCTP deaminase — protein sequence MVLSDRSLREVIASGRLRIEPFDDAAVQPSSIDLRLGTVMRVFLNHTDTHIDPRIDQETLTEQVAISPGEPFVLHPGEFVLGGTMEHVAMPDDLVGRIEGKSSLGRLGLMVHSTAGYVDPGFQGKFTLELANIATLPILLWPTMKIGQLSIMHLTTPAERPYGSPGLGSKYQGQPESTPSRAHLGFSDVPHHHGGNESG from the coding sequence GTGGTTCTCAGCGATAGGAGCCTACGCGAGGTCATCGCCTCAGGGCGCCTTCGCATCGAGCCGTTTGACGATGCCGCGGTACAGCCGTCCAGCATCGACCTGCGGCTCGGCACCGTCATGCGGGTATTCCTGAACCACACCGACACGCACATCGACCCACGCATAGATCAGGAAACGTTAACTGAGCAGGTCGCCATTAGTCCCGGTGAGCCGTTCGTGCTCCATCCCGGCGAGTTCGTGCTCGGCGGCACCATGGAGCATGTCGCCATGCCGGACGATTTGGTCGGTCGCATCGAGGGCAAGAGCTCGCTCGGACGCCTCGGCCTGATGGTGCACAGCACCGCCGGGTACGTTGACCCGGGTTTCCAGGGCAAGTTCACGCTGGAGCTGGCCAACATCGCCACACTGCCGATCCTGCTCTGGCCCACCATGAAGATTGGCCAACTCTCCATCATGCACTTGACCACCCCTGCCGAGCGGCCCTACGGATCACCCGGTCTCGGCAGCAAGTATCAGGGCCAGCCGGAATCAACGCCCAGCCGGGCGCATCTGGGATTCTCCGACGTCCCGCACCACCATGGAGGCAACGAATCAGGATGA
- the glpK gene encoding glycerol kinase GlpK, translating into MILAIDQGTSGTAALVVAPDATVAGQGRVPITARHPRPGWVEQDAAEIRRSVQRAAQLALADAGDPPLAAIGVTNQRETAVAWDAVSGRPLAPAIVWQDRRTAPRCEALRGADWGPRIASLTGLTVDPYFSATAYEWMLAHHDPVRVAADRGSLRLGTVDAWVLWNLTGGAHVTDVSNASRTMLMDLATQSWCDELLELFGVPRAALPTIVDSAGEIAETAEGSGIAAGVPIAGFAGDQQAALFGHLAHAPGDTKVTYGTGGFLLQVAGGERPPDVEGLLTTVAWRHQGRVTYAREGSVFVAGALIQWLRDGLGLIAQAAECEVRARRVPDAAGAVIVPAFAGLGTPNWDPRARGAIVGLTAGVTANHLCRAALEAIAHQIADVLDVMDPSDAPLRVDGGAAASDLLLELQAAIARRPVVRPAQLETTAMGAAFLAGLAAGVWGTAEEIRCHRPPDRVVEPRGDLGAASRETWRAAVDRARRWAPAEEPDA; encoded by the coding sequence GTGATCCTTGCGATCGACCAGGGGACCAGCGGAACCGCGGCGCTGGTCGTGGCGCCGGACGCAACCGTGGCGGGTCAGGGACGCGTCCCGATCACCGCCCGTCACCCCCGGCCCGGCTGGGTCGAGCAGGATGCGGCGGAAATCCGGCGTAGCGTACAGCGCGCGGCGCAACTTGCGCTCGCCGACGCCGGCGACCCGCCGCTGGCGGCTATCGGCGTCACCAATCAACGCGAGACGGCGGTGGCCTGGGACGCCGTTTCGGGCCGCCCGCTGGCGCCGGCGATCGTGTGGCAGGACCGGCGCACGGCTCCGCGTTGCGAGGCGTTGCGCGGCGCCGACTGGGGGCCGCGCATTGCGTCGCTGACGGGCCTGACCGTCGATCCCTACTTCTCGGCCACGGCGTATGAGTGGATGTTGGCCCACCATGACCCGGTGCGCGTCGCGGCGGATCGCGGCAGCCTGCGGCTGGGCACGGTGGACGCCTGGGTCCTGTGGAACCTGACCGGCGGCGCGCACGTCACCGATGTTTCGAATGCCTCTCGAACGATGCTGATGGACCTGGCGACGCAATCGTGGTGCGACGAATTGTTGGAGCTGTTCGGCGTGCCGCGCGCGGCGTTGCCGACGATCGTCGACTCCGCGGGCGAGATCGCCGAGACCGCCGAGGGCTCGGGCATCGCGGCCGGAGTCCCCATAGCCGGTTTCGCCGGGGACCAGCAGGCGGCGTTGTTCGGGCACCTGGCCCACGCGCCCGGCGACACCAAGGTGACCTACGGCACGGGCGGGTTTCTGCTCCAGGTCGCCGGCGGGGAACGGCCGCCGGACGTCGAGGGACTGCTGACGACCGTCGCCTGGCGCCACCAGGGACGCGTGACCTATGCGCGGGAGGGCAGCGTGTTCGTGGCTGGCGCGCTGATCCAGTGGCTGCGCGACGGTCTGGGGCTGATCGCGCAGGCCGCGGAGTGCGAGGTGCGCGCGCGCCGCGTGCCGGATGCCGCGGGCGCGGTGATCGTGCCGGCGTTCGCGGGCCTGGGAACGCCCAACTGGGACCCGCGGGCGCGCGGCGCGATCGTGGGACTGACGGCGGGGGTGACTGCCAACCACCTGTGCCGCGCCGCGCTGGAAGCCATCGCGCACCAGATCGCGGACGTGCTCGACGTGATGGACCCCAGCGATGCGCCGCTGCGGGTGGACGGCGGCGCGGCCGCCAGCGACTTGCTGCTGGAGCTGCAGGCCGCGATCGCGAGGCGTCCGGTGGTTCGTCCCGCGCAGCTGGAGACGACAGCGATGGGCGCTGCATTCTTGGCGGGACTGGCGGCGGGCGTCTGGGGCACGGCAGAGGAGATTCGATGTCACCGTCCGCCCGATCGCGTGGTCGAACCCCGCGGCGATCTGGGAGCCGCGTCGCGTGAGACTTGGCGCGCCGCCGTCGACCGGGCTCGCCGGTGGGCGCCCGCGGAGGAGCCGGACGCTTGA
- a CDS encoding acetoacetate--CoA ligase, which yields MKHAEPLWRPPPDAHQHSQLGRFWREAEARAGRTFADYAALHRWSVNEREAFWGLYAEFADIQFDRTAERVKGPDRMPGMEWFPGARLNYAKNCLRHGDDHTALIAVTEEGVTAVVSYRQLHRQVECCADAMREAGITSGDRVAGMVSNGVEAIVAFLAGASIGAIWSACSPDFGAQAALARLGQISPKLLIASASYRYGGRYFDCLDTVRAVAKKLPSLRQVVVVAPESETVADLGWVAWSEFVDRPQAEPLAFAPLSFDHPLYILYSSGTTGPPKCMVHGAGGSLVQHRKEHQLHTEVTPEDVMLYVTTCGWMMWNWLVTGLATGCTLVLYDGSAAHPGLGRLWRLIDELDITIFGTSAPFLETCMRRRTPTWAHPSLRTVLSTGSPLSPAAFRWTQAAAGADVRISSIAGGTDLVSCFVLGNPLLPVYAGEIQCLGLGMDVAAFDGAGTPVVGAQGELVCRRPFPSMPVRFWNDADGRAYRRAYFETYPDVWRHGDFIEITPRGGVIMYGRSDATLNPGGVRIGTAEIYRPLERIEWVADALAAGMRRGASEEIVLFVVVGDGAGLSRERVNELRTVVRREASPRHAPRRIVEVPAVPRTRNGKLAELAVTRVLRGEGVPNREALANPECLDAFERARDDLLAAAAK from the coding sequence GTGAAACACGCCGAGCCGTTGTGGCGACCGCCGCCGGATGCCCACCAGCACTCGCAGCTGGGTCGGTTCTGGCGGGAAGCCGAGGCGCGCGCGGGTCGGACGTTTGCCGACTACGCCGCGCTGCATCGCTGGTCGGTGAATGAGCGGGAAGCGTTTTGGGGCCTCTACGCCGAGTTTGCCGACATTCAATTCGACCGGACGGCCGAGCGCGTGAAGGGGCCCGACCGCATGCCCGGCATGGAGTGGTTTCCAGGGGCGCGCCTCAACTACGCCAAGAATTGCTTGCGGCATGGTGACGACCACACGGCGCTAATCGCCGTCACGGAGGAGGGCGTGACCGCCGTGGTCAGCTATCGACAACTGCACCGCCAGGTTGAGTGCTGCGCCGACGCCATGCGCGAGGCGGGGATCACGTCGGGCGATCGCGTGGCCGGCATGGTCAGCAACGGCGTCGAGGCCATCGTGGCGTTCCTCGCCGGCGCCAGCATCGGGGCCATCTGGAGCGCGTGTTCGCCGGACTTCGGGGCGCAGGCGGCGCTGGCCCGCCTCGGCCAGATATCTCCCAAGCTGCTCATCGCCAGCGCGTCCTATCGCTACGGCGGCCGCTACTTCGATTGCCTGGACACCGTGCGCGCGGTTGCCAAGAAACTGCCGAGCTTGCGCCAGGTCGTGGTCGTGGCGCCGGAGAGCGAGACGGTTGCCGATTTGGGTTGGGTCGCGTGGAGCGAATTCGTCGACCGCCCGCAGGCCGAACCTCTAGCCTTCGCGCCGCTGTCGTTCGATCACCCGCTCTACATCCTGTATTCGTCGGGCACGACCGGCCCGCCGAAGTGCATGGTCCACGGCGCGGGCGGCAGCCTGGTCCAGCACCGCAAGGAGCATCAGCTTCACACCGAGGTGACGCCCGAGGACGTGATGCTCTACGTCACGACCTGCGGCTGGATGATGTGGAACTGGCTGGTGACGGGGCTGGCCACGGGCTGCACGCTGGTGCTCTACGACGGGAGCGCGGCGCATCCGGGCTTGGGACGGCTGTGGCGGCTGATCGACGAGCTTGACATAACGATCTTCGGCACCAGCGCGCCGTTCCTGGAAACCTGCATGCGGCGGCGGACGCCAACGTGGGCGCATCCTTCTCTGCGGACGGTGCTCTCGACCGGATCGCCGCTGTCGCCGGCGGCGTTTCGCTGGACCCAGGCGGCGGCCGGGGCGGACGTGCGCATCTCGTCGATCGCGGGCGGCACGGATCTCGTGTCGTGCTTCGTGCTGGGCAATCCGTTGCTCCCGGTGTACGCCGGCGAGATCCAGTGCCTGGGCCTGGGCATGGACGTGGCGGCGTTCGATGGCGCCGGGACGCCGGTCGTCGGCGCCCAGGGCGAGCTGGTGTGCCGCCGGCCGTTTCCCTCGATGCCGGTGCGGTTCTGGAACGACGCCGACGGACGCGCCTATCGCCGCGCGTACTTCGAGACCTATCCCGACGTATGGCGTCACGGCGATTTCATCGAGATCACGCCACGCGGCGGCGTCATCATGTATGGCCGCAGCGACGCCACGCTGAATCCGGGCGGCGTGCGCATCGGCACGGCGGAGATCTACCGTCCGCTCGAGCGGATCGAATGGGTCGCCGATGCGCTGGCGGCGGGTATGCGACGGGGCGCGTCGGAGGAGATCGTGCTGTTCGTGGTCGTCGGCGACGGCGCGGGGCTCTCTCGAGAGCGCGTGAACGAGCTGCGCACGGTCGTCCGGCGCGAGGCGTCCCCGCGGCATGCGCCGCGACGGATCGTGGAGGTTCCAGCCGTGCCCCGAACTCGCAACGGCAAGCTGGCGGAGCTGGCGGTGACGCGCGTGCTGCGCGGCGAGGGCGTGCCGAACCGCGAGGCGCTGGCCAACCCCGAGTGCCTGGACGCGTTCGAACGCGCGCGGGACGACCTGCTGGCGGCTGCCGCGAAGTGA